From Nicotiana tabacum cultivar K326 chromosome 22, ASM71507v2, whole genome shotgun sequence, one genomic window encodes:
- the LOC107808993 gene encoding uncharacterized protein LOC107808993 → MYLKEGCSLLLKVHKKSVPLILTVDKLNGKIPVELKESDVLKRLKYEENTSTALEYFKWVANSTSFKHTPLTYKIMMEKLGQHKEMDSVQYLLQQMKLEGISCSEHIFINVIDSYRRANAPEQALKTFYRIQDFGCKPTVRIYNHLLDALLSENRFHMINPIYSNMKKDGVVPNVYTYNILLKALCKNDRIDGAQKLLVEMSNRGCSPDEVSYTTIVSSLCKLGKVKEAREVAMRFTPSAPIYNALINGLCKIYSTKEAVDLLDEMADKGVDPNVITYTTILNAFADQGDIGLSFAMLSKMFVSGCSPNVHSFTCLIKGISLRGKWHEALYVWDGMIKEGISPKVVAYNALLHGLCLADNMNMALSVCNAMERSDCHPNSTTYSTLINGFAKSGDVIKASEIWNRMITLGCRPNVVVYTCMVDVLCKNFMFEQAYSLLDNMIIEDIPPNTITFNKFIKGLCFSGRVEWAMVLYNQMERFGCSGNTATYNELLDGLFKCNNLTVALELVREMEENDIEFNLVTYNTIASGLCHMGMLEEAEEVVAKMLVRGIKPDVLTFNILMNAYCKGGKVESGKQLLNAMSPVGLRPDFISYTCLIDGLCSWIGLEAAIGCLQRMINDGIPPKISTWNVLVRHLFSKMGYGSALEHLESILAAD, encoded by the coding sequence ATGTACTTGAAAGAAGGATGTTCATTGCTGTTAAAAGTCCACAAAAAGTCCGTTCCTTTAATCCTCACTGTTGATAAACTTAATGGTAAAATCCCAGTTGAGCTCAAGGAATCTGATGTGTTGAAGAGACtgaaatatgaagaaaatacttCCACTGCTTTGGAGTATTTCAAATGGGTTGCCAATTCAACATCTTTCAAGCACACCCctttaacatataaaataatgatGGAAAAACTCGGGCAGCACAAGGAGATGGATAGTGTTCAGTACCTTTTACAACAGATGAAATTGGAGGGTATTAGTTGTTCCGAGCATATATTTATCAATGTGATCGATTCGTATAGGAGAGCAAATGCGCCAGAGCAAGCGTTAAAGACTTTCTATAGGATACAGGATTTTGGGTGTAAGCCTACGGTCAGGATATATAACCATCTCTTGGATGCATTGCTCAGCGAGAATAGGTTTCACATGATTAATCCTATTTACAGTAACATGAAGAAAGATGGTGTTGTTCCCAATGTGTATACCTATAACATTCTTCTGAAAGCATTGTGCAAGAACGATAGGATTGACGGCGCTCAGAAGTTACTTGTGGAAATGTCAAACAGGGGGTGCTCTCCTGATGAAGTGAGCTATACAACAATTGTTTCTTCCTTGTGTAAGCTTGGTAAAGTAAAAGAAGCTAGAGAAGTAGCGATGAGATTTACTCCTTCTGCTCCTATTTATAATGCTCTAATAAATGGGCTTTGTAAGATATATAGTACAAAGGAGGCAGTTGATTTGttggatgagatggctgacaAGGGGGTTGATCCTAATGTCATCACGTACACCACGATTTTAAATGCATTTGCTGACCAAGGAGATATTGGTCTTTCTTTTGCCATGTTGAGCAAGATGTTTGTTAGTGGCTGTTCTCCAAATGTTCACTCATTTACTTGTTTGATTAAGGGAATTTCATTGAGGGGCAAATGGCATGAAGCTCTTTACGTGTGGGATGGTATGATCAAAGAGGGAATTTCGCCCAAAGTTGTAGCATATAATGCACTTCTCCATGGTCTGTGTTTGGCTGATAATATGAATATGGCTCTGTCTGTTTGTAATGCGATGGAGAGAAGTGATTGCCATCCTAATTCGACAACCTACAGCACCCTCATTAATGGCTTTGCTAAATCTGGAGATGTGATTAAAGCATCTGAGATATGGAATAGGATGATAACTCTTGGTTGTCGTCCAAATGTTGTGGTATATACATGTATGGTTGATGTACTCTGCAAAAATTTCATGTTTGAACAAGCTTATAGTCTTCTAGATAACATGATAATAGAAGATATCCCACCAAATACCattacttttaataaatttatTAAAGGTTTGTGTTTTAGTGGTAGAGTTGAATGGGCAATGGTGCTATATAATCAAATGGAAAGATTTGGCTGCTCAGGTAATACTGCCACATATAATGAGTTGTTGGATGGCTTATTCAAATGTAACAACCTTACGGTAGCACTTGAACTTGTTAGGGAGATGGAGGAAAACGATATTGAGTTTAATTTAGTTACATACAACACTATAGCATCTGGTCTCTGCCATATGGGGATGCTTGAGGAAGCTGAAGAAGTTGTGGCAAAAATGCTGGTTAGGGGAATTAAGCCTGATGTTCTCACGTTCAACATACTTATGAATGCATACTGTAAGGGTGGTAAAGTTGAATCTGGAAAACAACTTCTGAATGCTATGAGTCCAGTGGGCTTGCGTCCAGATTTCATATCCTATACTTGTCTGATAGATGGACTGTGCAGTTGGATTGGTTTGGAAGCGGCAATCGGTTGCCTTCAAAGGATGATAAATGATGGCATTCCACCCAAGATATCTACGTGGAATGTTCTAGTCCGTCATTTGTTTAGCAAGATGGGTTATGGAAGTGCACTAGAGCATCTAGAGAGTATATTGGCAGCAgattga
- the LOC142175995 gene encoding uncharacterized protein LOC142175995, whose amino-acid sequence MHDFIMAEDSKIWDVICDGPFVPTKNLGDPPVPIPKTRKEFNDADRKAIEKNFHAKKIRSAKEIWEALQTAHEGTTQVKQSKIDMLTTEYELFKMQDDESVQEMHTGSPPLLISFTPLESKVNAITEAKDLQELTIDDLLDNLKTYELKKKKDSERREPKRKKNLALKTESNDSSGEDGDMAYFTRRFQKMVHRNRGIPKRGSYSKPKNYDLCHKCGKSGHLIKDCPLLKQDQYKKNSNKAAKRNPVLD is encoded by the exons ATGCATgacttcatcatggctgaagattcgAAAATATGGGATGTCATATGTGATGGACCCTTTGTCCCTACCAAAAACCTTGGCGACCCACCTGTACCCATTCCCAAGACAAGGAAAGAATTCAATGATGCAGATAGAAAGGCCATAGAGAAGAACTTTCATGCAAAGAAAATTCGA TCAGCCAAAGAAATCTGGGAAGCCCTTCAGACAGCTCACGAAGGAACAACACAGGTCAAGCAATCCAAAATTGACATGCTCACAACTGAATACGAGCTCTTCAAGATGCAAGACGATGAATCTGTCCAAGAAATGCATACTGGTTCACCTCCATTATTAATAAGCTTCACTCCTTTG GAAAGCAAAGTGAACGCCATTACAGAGGCGAAGGACTTGCAGGAGCTAACTATTGATGATCTTCTTGACAATCTAAAAACATatgaattaaagaagaagaaggacagtGAACGAAGAGAGCCCAAGAGGAAGAAGAACCTGGCCCTCAAGACAGAAagcaatgactcaagtggtgAGGATGGTGATATGGCATACTTCACAAGAAGATTCCAGAAGATGGTTCACAGGAATAGAGGCATTCCAAAAAGAGGAAGTTATAGCAAGCCAAAGAATTATGACCTCTGTCATAAATGTGGCAAGTCAGGACATTTAATCAAGGATTGCCCTCTCCTAAAGCAGGATCAGTACAAGAAAAACTCTAATAAAGCAGCCAAAAGGAACCCGGTTCTTGATTGA